Proteins found in one Paenibacillus dendritiformis genomic segment:
- a CDS encoding helix-turn-helix transcriptional regulator: MSFIHHSSMFDFQYRNTAPYETPYFHSHANYEIYLFHSGHVHYLIGDQIYLLQPGDLILMHGLTLHRPNIDTRYPYIRSIIHFDPRYVEAIHAAGDAAQELLRPFRALKYARLRLSEGQLDEAMQLLDRMSLMEGRGDFVGVQRQRLAFLELLYCIYDWCQEPLAERSAEGEPEIRVQEAIQVIEGCYQEEITLEDIASRLHMNKHYLSKVFKEVTGTTVFTYLYHRRINQAKIWFLTEPDWSVTEVAMRTGFKHLSHFSRLFKQMVGCSPDQYRKQLQASETG; this comes from the coding sequence TCGATGTTCGATTTTCAATATCGCAATACGGCGCCTTACGAGACGCCGTATTTCCATTCTCATGCCAATTATGAGATTTATCTGTTCCATTCCGGCCATGTTCACTATTTGATCGGCGATCAGATCTATCTCCTTCAGCCGGGAGATCTGATTCTGATGCACGGCCTGACGCTGCACCGGCCGAATATCGACACCCGTTATCCGTACATCCGCTCCATCATTCACTTCGATCCGCGGTATGTGGAGGCGATCCATGCGGCAGGCGATGCCGCGCAGGAGCTGCTGCGCCCGTTCCGGGCGTTGAAGTACGCCCGCTTGCGGCTGTCCGAAGGCCAGTTGGACGAGGCGATGCAGCTGCTCGACCGCATGAGCCTGATGGAAGGGCGCGGGGACTTCGTCGGCGTTCAGCGGCAGCGGCTTGCTTTTCTCGAACTGCTGTATTGCATCTATGATTGGTGTCAGGAGCCGCTTGCGGAACGGTCGGCCGAAGGGGAGCCCGAGATCCGGGTGCAGGAGGCGATACAGGTCATCGAAGGCTGCTATCAAGAGGAGATTACGCTGGAGGACATCGCCAGCCGCTTGCATATGAACAAGCATTATCTCAGCAAAGTATTCAAAGAAGTGACCGGTACGACCGTATTCACGTATCTGTACCACCGCCGCATCAACCAGGCGAAGATCTGGTTTTTGACGGAACCGGATTGGTCGGTAACCGAGGTGGCGATGCGGACGGGGTTCAAGCATTTATCGCATTTCTCCCGCCTGTTCAAGCAAATGGTCGGGTGTTCGCCGGATCAATACCGCAAGCAGCTTCAAGCTTCCGAGACAGGGTAA